In Choloepus didactylus isolate mChoDid1 chromosome 6, mChoDid1.pri, whole genome shotgun sequence, one DNA window encodes the following:
- the LOC119535757 gene encoding olfactory receptor 6Q1, producing the protein MQPYTQNWTQVTEFVMVGFAGVHEAHFLFFTLFLTMYLFTVVENLAIILVVSLDHQLWRPMYFFLTHLSCLEISYTSVTVPKMLTGFIGVDGGKNISYAGCLSQLFIFTFLGATECFLLAAMAYDRYVAICMPLRYGALVSWGTCIHLAAACWLVGFLTPIFPIYLMSQLKFCGPNVIDHFFCDASPLLALSCSDVTLKETTDFLVSLAVLLASFSVITVSYGNIVWTLLHIRSAAERRKAFSTCAAHLIVVSLFYGTLFFMYVRTKMASSMNFNKVISVFYSIVTPMFNPLIYSLRNKEVKGALGRAFTLKSWKGQ; encoded by the coding sequence ATGCAGCCATATACCCAAAACTGGACCCAGGTAACAGAGTTTGTAATGGTGGGCTTTGCTGGGGTGCATGAAGCTCACTTTCTCTTCTTCACACTCTTCCTCACCATGTACCTGTTCACCGTGGTGGAGAATTTGGCTATTATCTTGGTGGTAAGTTTGGACCACCAGCTATGGAggcccatgtacttcttcctgacCCATTTGTCCTGCCTGGAAATCTCGTATACCTCGGTCACAGTGCCCAAGATGTTAACTGGTTTTATTGGGGTGGATGGGGGAAAGAACATCTCCTATGCTGGCTGCTTGTCCCAGCTCTTCATCTTCACCTTCCTTGGGGCAACTGAGTGTTTCTTACTGGCtgccatggcctatgaccgctatgtggccatttgTATGCCTCTCCGCTATGGGGCCTTGGTGTCCTGGGGAACATGTATCCATCTGGCAGCTGCTTGTTGGCTGGTGGGCTTCCTTACACCCATTTTCCCCATCTACCTCATGTCCCAGCTGAAATTTTGTGGCCCCAATGTCATCGACCACTTCTTCTGTGATGCCTCACCTCTGCTAGCCCTGTCTTGCTCAGATGTCACCCTGAAGGAGACTACGGACTTCCTGGTCTCTTTGGCTGTGCTTCTGGCCTCCTTTTCAGTAATTACTGTGTCCTATGGCAACATTGTCTGGACACTACTGCATATCCGCTCAGCTGCTGAGCGCCGGAAGGCTTTCTCCACCTGTGCAGCTCACCTGATTGTCGTGAGCCTCTTCTATGGCACTCTCTTCTTTATGTATGTCCGGACCAAGATGGCCTCCTCCATGAACTTCAACAAGGTGATATCTGTCTTCTACTCCATCGTCACGCCAATGTTCAACCCTCTCATTTACAGTCTTCGGAACAAGGAGGTGAAGGGAGCCCTGGGCAGAGCCTTTACCCTCAAGTCTTGGAAGGGGCAGTGA